Proteins from a single region of Sneathiella aquimaris:
- the lpxD gene encoding UDP-3-O-(3-hydroxymyristoyl)glucosamine N-acyltransferase, whose product MADKRFFQNKGPYTLKHLAEISDARIEGPDPELVISDVGALDSAGADMVSFFSNPKYLDAFKNSKASACVVPESAVKHAPEGMTLLVSKDSYKSFAKISGHFYPPEEGDGSIHSSAIIDETAILGKNLTIGAGAVVEAGAKIGDNTIIGPQCFVGKNVIIGEGCRLSVQVSVRYCHMGDNVTLYAGSRIGEDGFGFAPDPVKHVKIPQLGRVIIGSNVEIGANTCVDRGAGPDTIIGDNCWIDNLIQIGHNVKMGTGVIIAAQTGISGSSTVEDYVLLGGQVGVTGHLTIGSGAQVSAMSGVISDIPKGQVYAGFPARPIKEFFRSVATLRKLMKNRGSSK is encoded by the coding sequence ATGGCTGATAAACGCTTTTTCCAAAACAAGGGTCCATATACCCTGAAACATCTGGCTGAGATAAGCGATGCACGCATCGAAGGCCCTGATCCTGAACTGGTAATTTCCGATGTTGGGGCACTGGACAGTGCTGGTGCTGACATGGTTAGTTTTTTCAGCAATCCGAAATATCTGGATGCCTTTAAAAACTCCAAAGCATCGGCATGTGTTGTGCCTGAATCTGCGGTAAAACATGCGCCAGAAGGTATGACATTACTGGTCTCCAAAGACAGCTACAAGTCGTTTGCAAAAATATCCGGGCATTTCTATCCACCGGAAGAGGGGGATGGTTCTATTCATTCCTCAGCGATTATCGATGAAACAGCAATTCTTGGGAAAAACCTGACGATTGGGGCTGGGGCAGTTGTCGAAGCCGGGGCCAAAATCGGGGATAATACAATAATTGGGCCGCAATGCTTCGTTGGTAAAAATGTCATTATTGGAGAAGGGTGCCGACTGTCCGTTCAGGTATCGGTTCGTTACTGTCATATGGGCGACAATGTAACGTTATATGCAGGCTCGCGCATTGGTGAAGATGGTTTTGGCTTTGCGCCGGATCCGGTCAAGCATGTGAAAATTCCGCAATTGGGCCGGGTTATTATCGGCTCTAACGTGGAAATCGGGGCTAATACCTGTGTCGATCGGGGCGCCGGGCCTGATACCATCATTGGCGACAACTGCTGGATTGATAACCTTATTCAGATTGGTCACAATGTAAAAATGGGGACGGGCGTGATTATTGCGGCCCAAACTGGCATTTCCGGAAGTTCGACCGTCGAAGATTACGTTCTTTTAGGCGGTCAGGTCGGCGTGACGGGGCATCTTACAATCGGGTCTGGTGCGCAGGTCAGTGCAATGTCCGGAGTGATTTCAGACATTCCAAAAGGACAGGTCTATGCAGGGTTTCCAGCAAGACCGATCAAAGAGTTTTTTAGAAGTGTAGCGACACTGAGAAAGTTGATGAAGAATAGAGGAAGCAGCAAATGA
- a CDS encoding LpxI family protein codes for METPNVAFANHNSAIDEGRVGIIAGQGDLPLTLAETLKNRGEMPFLLLVKGEADPEKYTDYPHEIIPITKIGKFLKALKREECRRVTMVGPVARPDFKNLFPDFEGLKLLGRITSAVSKGDDGLMRAITAFVEEKGFKIVGAHEIAQELLSTQGTLGANHPNEGDLKDINKGIAVIQALGEFDIGQAVIVRDEYVLGIEAAEGTENLIKRCATHKFEYPAGVLVKLSKPGQDLRADMPTVGPDTVRQAINANLRGIAIEAEASQIVDRDETIRLADEAGLFLLGTVVPR; via the coding sequence ATGGAGACTCCAAACGTGGCTTTTGCCAACCATAATTCTGCAATAGATGAAGGTCGTGTCGGCATTATTGCCGGTCAGGGCGACCTTCCCCTGACGCTGGCAGAGACGTTAAAAAATCGTGGGGAAATGCCGTTCCTTCTGTTAGTGAAGGGTGAAGCCGACCCTGAAAAATATACAGATTATCCCCACGAAATCATTCCCATCACTAAAATTGGTAAGTTTCTGAAAGCCCTTAAACGGGAAGAATGCCGCCGTGTGACAATGGTCGGGCCAGTGGCACGCCCTGATTTCAAGAACCTTTTTCCTGATTTTGAAGGTTTAAAGCTGCTGGGGCGGATTACGTCTGCGGTCAGTAAAGGGGATGATGGTTTGATGAGGGCCATTACAGCCTTTGTTGAAGAAAAAGGGTTTAAAATCGTTGGGGCGCATGAAATTGCGCAGGAGCTCTTATCGACCCAAGGAACCCTTGGCGCAAATCACCCCAATGAAGGGGACCTTAAGGATATCAACAAAGGAATTGCCGTAATACAGGCTCTGGGCGAGTTTGATATCGGTCAGGCGGTTATTGTCCGGGACGAGTATGTGTTGGGGATTGAAGCGGCTGAAGGTACTGAAAACCTGATTAAACGCTGTGCAACGCATAAATTTGAATATCCTGCGGGGGTTCTGGTCAAGTTATCCAAGCCTGGACAGGATCTGCGGGCTGATATGCCGACTGTGGGGCCGGACACGGTGCGTCAGGCAATCAACGCTAACTTGCGGGGAATTGCAATTGAAGCGGAAGCCAGTCAGATTGTTGATCGCGATGAAACAATCCGCCTTGCTGATGAGGCAGGCCTATTCCTTTTGGGTACCGTTGTCCCGCGCTAG
- the lpxA gene encoding acyl-ACP--UDP-N-acetylglucosamine O-acyltransferase — MGNIHKTAVIEDGARVHETAEVGPFCVIENGVSIGEGTVLKSHVAVAGKTTIGKGCTVFPFASIGHVPQDLKFHGEQSEVIIGNNTVIREHVTINPGTEGGGSLTKVGDNGLIMIGAHIAHDCLVGDNVILVNNATLGGHVIVEDFAIIGGLSAVHQFVRIGAHAMIGGASGVETDIIPFGSATGNRAVLSGLNLTGMKRRNFSREEIHALRNAYKKLFAEEEGTFKDRTALIASEYPESVVVKTVLDFINGDSKRGFCQP; from the coding sequence ATGGGTAACATTCATAAGACGGCGGTTATTGAAGACGGTGCACGTGTTCACGAAACTGCCGAAGTCGGTCCTTTTTGCGTGATCGAAAATGGTGTCTCCATTGGGGAAGGAACCGTTCTTAAATCCCATGTGGCAGTGGCCGGAAAAACGACCATTGGAAAGGGCTGTACGGTTTTTCCTTTTGCATCCATCGGTCATGTTCCGCAAGACCTGAAGTTCCATGGTGAACAAAGCGAGGTTATTATCGGGAATAACACGGTTATTCGCGAACATGTGACCATAAACCCGGGAACAGAAGGGGGCGGATCGCTTACCAAAGTGGGCGATAACGGGCTGATTATGATCGGTGCTCATATTGCGCATGATTGTCTTGTAGGGGACAATGTTATTCTGGTGAATAATGCGACCCTTGGCGGTCATGTTATTGTTGAGGATTTTGCAATCATTGGCGGCTTGTCGGCGGTTCACCAATTTGTTCGAATTGGTGCCCATGCCATGATTGGCGGTGCATCCGGCGTTGAAACCGATATTATTCCTTTCGGATCTGCTACAGGAAACAGAGCGGTATTATCTGGTCTTAATCTTACCGGTATGAAACGCCGTAATTTTTCCCGTGAAGAAATTCATGCGTTGAGAAATGCTTATAAAAAATTGTTTGCAGAAGAAGAGGGCACGTTTAAAGACCGCACTGCCCTTATTGCATCAGAATATCCAGAGTCAGTCGTTGTAAAAACTGTTTTGGACTTCATTAATGGAGACTCCAAACGTGGCTTTTGCCAACCATAA
- the lpxB gene encoding lipid-A-disaccharide synthase, with the protein MHMMKPVTDPLKIFLVAGEPSGDALASKLMAGLKQICDRPISFVGVGGPLMKEEGLDSLFPMEELTVMGVAEVLPKIPALLKRIKQTSDAAINCKPDMFVTIDAPDFSFRVARKVRHARFPKIHYVAPSVWAWRSGRAKKIAPLYDHLLTILPFEPAYFEKVGLPATFIGHSVIETGAASGNAEAFRTKHGFTSDQPLLMLLPGSRRTEVVKHLPIFKETLDLVKSEVPEFTLVVPVIGKTTDIVENALNEWPFSSVVIDSSEKYDAMAASNIALAASGTVGLELALASLPCVIAYKMHPVTAWIARRLIKLPYVNLVNILEDKEVVPEHILENCLPEILAPSLIRLFMDKEARQKQVDGYASAVKALGVGEKAPGIRAAEVVLATIASGHKPDKTKE; encoded by the coding sequence ATGCATATGATGAAACCTGTTACTGACCCCCTGAAGATCTTTTTAGTGGCTGGCGAGCCTTCTGGTGACGCCTTGGCCAGTAAGTTGATGGCTGGTTTGAAACAGATCTGCGATCGGCCGATTTCATTTGTTGGCGTTGGCGGCCCCTTGATGAAAGAAGAGGGCCTTGATAGCCTGTTTCCGATGGAAGAATTGACGGTGATGGGCGTTGCAGAGGTTTTGCCCAAAATCCCGGCCCTTCTGAAGCGGATAAAACAAACATCAGATGCCGCCATTAATTGCAAGCCGGATATGTTCGTGACGATCGACGCACCTGATTTCAGCTTCAGGGTTGCCCGTAAAGTCCGTCACGCACGATTTCCAAAGATCCATTATGTGGCGCCATCCGTTTGGGCATGGCGTTCCGGCCGGGCCAAAAAAATTGCCCCGCTATATGATCACCTTTTGACAATCCTGCCGTTTGAACCAGCCTATTTTGAAAAAGTTGGATTACCGGCAACTTTTATTGGTCATTCAGTTATTGAAACGGGGGCTGCAAGTGGAAATGCTGAAGCCTTTAGAACGAAACATGGATTTACATCAGATCAGCCTTTGCTGATGCTTTTACCGGGGAGTCGTCGGACCGAAGTCGTAAAACATCTGCCAATCTTTAAAGAAACGCTGGATCTTGTGAAATCGGAGGTTCCCGAATTTACCTTGGTTGTTCCGGTTATCGGAAAAACCACAGATATCGTAGAGAACGCGTTGAATGAATGGCCGTTTTCGAGTGTGGTCATCGACAGCAGCGAAAAATATGATGCTATGGCGGCGAGTAATATTGCCTTGGCGGCATCGGGAACGGTTGGTCTGGAACTAGCGTTAGCATCCTTGCCATGCGTTATTGCCTATAAGATGCATCCCGTGACGGCGTGGATTGCCAGACGTCTGATCAAGCTGCCCTATGTCAATCTTGTGAATATTCTGGAAGATAAGGAAGTTGTGCCGGAACATATTCTGGAAAACTGCTTGCCAGAAATTTTAGCGCCGTCGCTTATTCGGCTCTTTATGGACAAAGAGGCACGTCAGAAACAGGTGGATGGTTATGCATCTGCTGTTAAGGCATTGGGGGTTGGGGAAAAAGCGCCGGGCATAAGGGCGGCCGAGGTTGTTCTAGCGACAATCGCGTCAGGACATAAACCAGATAAGACCAAAGAATAG
- the bamA gene encoding outer membrane protein assembly factor BamA, whose protein sequence is MRVLIFVCALTLAAIGTPVSGQNQAIAQTANSISEIRVEGNRRIEASTVQSYLLFSVGSPYNRSRVDKSLKALFNTGLFADVTIRRDGSAIVVNVVENPIINRLAFEGNRRINDDVLNSEIQLRPRVVYTRARVQNDVQRIITVYRRSGRFAAVVEPKVIQLEQNRVDLVFEINEGEQTGIKKIRFVGNKIFPDKRLLSQISTDETRWYNFLSSSDTYDPDRLTFDRELLRKYYLSKGYADFRVVSAIAELTPDRDGFFITFALDEGQQYAFGKIDVESEIKDLQPEAIRALLTTFEGETYDADAIEESIQAITFELGKLGYAFVNVRPKVDRDPENLKIAVNYQIKKGPRVYVERINITGNVRTLDHVIRREFKLAEGDAFNTALLRRSRARIRGLNFFQKVEVTQDEGSSPDKTIINVDVQEKSTGELSIGAGFSTTDSVSGDLTIRERNLLGRGQDLKFKISLGAENQNIDLGFTEPYFMGRDLRAGFDIFNVRKDLQDESGYDLDRLGFRLRTGFRIKENITASVNYSLINEKIDNVQSDASTVIQKSEGEFLTSSIGYNLNFNYLDDTILPTEGNQYTFGQNYSGLGGDVYSIATEASYMHFFPLYEKDVVLSVGGDVGYIFGLGEDVILAQRFNIGGRSFRGFAKSGIGPRDRVTGDSLGGNAYIVGKAEVRFPMGFPEEFGLLGRTFIHAGTLAQIDDNDPNILDEASLRASAGFGVNWTSPFGPLQVNVSYPFLKEDFDDDEIFQLEFGTRF, encoded by the coding sequence TTGCGAGTATTGATTTTCGTCTGTGCGCTAACTTTAGCAGCCATTGGTACTCCCGTATCAGGGCAAAATCAGGCAATCGCGCAAACTGCGAATAGCATTTCTGAAATACGTGTGGAAGGCAACCGTCGTATCGAAGCGTCGACCGTTCAGTCATACTTATTGTTCTCTGTCGGGTCTCCGTATAACCGCTCACGCGTCGACAAGTCATTGAAGGCCCTGTTTAATACGGGGCTTTTTGCCGATGTAACGATCCGCCGGGACGGGTCCGCTATTGTCGTAAATGTTGTCGAGAACCCGATCATCAACCGCCTCGCCTTTGAAGGTAATCGCCGTATTAATGATGATGTCCTGAATTCTGAAATTCAGCTGCGTCCCCGGGTTGTTTATACACGCGCGCGTGTTCAAAACGATGTTCAGCGGATTATAACAGTATACCGCCGCAGTGGCCGATTTGCTGCCGTTGTTGAACCAAAAGTGATCCAGCTGGAACAAAACCGTGTTGATCTGGTTTTCGAGATCAATGAGGGCGAACAGACCGGCATTAAGAAAATCAGGTTTGTTGGTAACAAGATTTTCCCGGATAAACGCCTGTTGAGTCAGATTTCAACAGACGAAACCCGGTGGTATAATTTTCTTTCCAGCAGCGATACGTATGATCCGGACCGTTTGACCTTCGATCGGGAACTTTTGCGTAAATACTATCTCAGCAAGGGGTATGCCGATTTCCGGGTTGTGTCCGCAATTGCCGAATTGACACCAGATCGTGATGGTTTCTTCATTACATTTGCTCTTGATGAAGGGCAGCAATATGCGTTCGGCAAGATCGATGTGGAAAGCGAAATCAAGGATCTGCAGCCAGAGGCGATCCGCGCCCTGCTGACGACCTTTGAAGGCGAGACGTATGATGCGGATGCAATCGAAGAAAGCATTCAGGCGATCACCTTCGAACTGGGTAAATTGGGATACGCCTTTGTCAATGTACGTCCTAAAGTTGATCGTGATCCTGAAAACCTGAAAATTGCTGTGAATTACCAGATTAAGAAAGGCCCGCGGGTTTATGTGGAGCGGATCAACATCACTGGTAATGTTCGTACACTCGACCACGTTATTCGCCGCGAGTTTAAACTGGCCGAAGGCGATGCGTTCAATACCGCTCTTTTACGTCGGTCACGGGCGCGTATCCGCGGACTGAACTTCTTCCAGAAGGTGGAAGTCACGCAGGATGAAGGAAGCTCACCCGACAAAACGATCATCAATGTTGATGTACAGGAAAAATCAACTGGTGAGCTAAGTATTGGTGCAGGCTTCTCGACAACAGATTCTGTTTCTGGTGATCTGACGATCCGCGAGCGCAACCTGTTGGGACGTGGTCAGGATCTGAAGTTCAAGATTTCACTGGGTGCGGAAAACCAGAATATCGATCTGGGCTTTACAGAACCTTATTTCATGGGCCGGGATTTACGGGCAGGCTTCGATATTTTCAATGTTCGTAAAGACTTGCAGGATGAAAGTGGCTACGACTTGGACCGTCTGGGTTTCCGTTTGCGTACCGGTTTCAGGATCAAGGAAAATATCACGGCATCCGTAAACTATTCTTTGATTAACGAGAAAATCGACAACGTACAATCAGATGCTTCAACCGTTATTCAGAAATCTGAAGGCGAGTTTCTGACGTCTTCAATTGGCTATAACCTGAACTTCAACTATCTGGACGACACTATTTTACCGACGGAAGGTAACCAATATACCTTTGGGCAAAATTATTCCGGTCTGGGCGGTGATGTATATTCGATTGCGACAGAAGCAAGCTATATGCACTTCTTCCCGTTGTATGAAAAAGATGTCGTGTTAAGTGTCGGGGGTGACGTTGGTTATATCTTTGGTTTGGGCGAAGATGTCATCCTTGCTCAGCGGTTTAATATTGGCGGCCGGTCTTTCCGCGGTTTTGCTAAATCAGGTATCGGTCCTCGGGATCGGGTAACCGGTGACTCTCTGGGCGGAAATGCCTATATTGTGGGTAAAGCTGAAGTTCGTTTCCCAATGGGCTTTCCTGAAGAGTTTGGATTGCTGGGTCGGACCTTCATTCATGCCGGAACATTGGCGCAGATTGACGACAATGATCCGAATATTCTTGATGAAGCTTCACTTAGGGCCTCAGCTGGTTTTGGTGTAAACTGGACGTCACCATTTGGTCCGTTGCAGGTGAATGTGTCTTATCCGTTCCTGAAAGAAGATTTCGATGATGATGAAATCTTCCAACTTGAATTTGGAACCAGATTCTAA
- the fabZ gene encoding 3-hydroxyacyl-ACP dehydratase FabZ, translating into MSDETENTVLEAIDIIEIMKMIPHRYPLLLVDRVKDINPGESATGIKNVTMNEPQFQGHFPNRPIMPGVMIVEAMAQTAGVLVIKSLDAANAGKHVLFMSIDNARFRAPVTPGDVMHIKVSKKQQRGPVWKFTGIVEVEGKKVAEADFAAMITD; encoded by the coding sequence ATGAGCGACGAAACTGAAAATACAGTTCTTGAAGCGATCGATATTATTGAAATCATGAAAATGATCCCACATCGCTACCCTTTGCTGCTGGTTGATCGTGTTAAGGACATCAATCCCGGCGAAAGCGCAACGGGCATCAAGAATGTCACGATGAACGAACCTCAGTTCCAGGGCCATTTCCCAAATCGGCCGATTATGCCAGGTGTTATGATTGTTGAAGCCATGGCGCAAACCGCGGGCGTTCTCGTTATCAAATCACTGGATGCGGCAAATGCAGGCAAGCATGTGTTGTTCATGTCTATTGACAACGCCCGGTTCCGGGCACCGGTAACACCGGGGGACGTCATGCATATTAAAGTCTCGAAAAAACAGCAGCGCGGGCCAGTCTGGAAATTCACTGGTATTGTCGAGGTTGAAGGCAAGAAAGTTGCTGAAGCTGATTTTGCAGCGATGATTACAGATTAA
- a CDS encoding OmpH family outer membrane protein has product MNFFYMFNKLGFAILLGLFCVTSVAQAQDAQNIAVLDLGAVLSKSKAMKDADMKISAMEKNFKAKNEIAQNKLREEEQQIAQQRAILAPDVFVKKRDAFRKKAADFNRNARLKLRQFALTRSDTVKKIEKTMEPIVSKIAKSVGATMIVEKKQILFGETKLEITDLVVADLNAKLPSVSVKLVPLPAQ; this is encoded by the coding sequence ATGAACTTTTTTTATATGTTTAACAAACTGGGTTTTGCGATCTTACTGGGCTTATTCTGCGTAACATCTGTTGCGCAAGCTCAGGATGCACAGAATATTGCTGTTCTGGATCTGGGGGCTGTTTTGTCGAAGTCCAAAGCCATGAAGGACGCCGATATGAAAATCTCGGCGATGGAGAAAAACTTCAAGGCCAAAAACGAAATCGCACAAAACAAACTTCGTGAAGAAGAGCAGCAAATTGCTCAGCAGCGGGCTATTCTGGCGCCGGATGTATTTGTGAAAAAACGGGATGCGTTTCGCAAAAAAGCGGCAGACTTTAATCGCAACGCTCGCCTCAAGTTGAGGCAGTTTGCCTTAACGCGTTCCGATACGGTCAAAAAGATCGAAAAAACGATGGAGCCCATCGTATCCAAGATTGCCAAATCAGTTGGGGCAACCATGATCGTTGAAAAGAAACAAATCCTGTTTGGTGAAACCAAATTGGAAATCACGGATTTGGTTGTTGCGGATCTAAACGCAAAGTTACCATCTGTTTCTGTAAAACTCGTACCACTGCCTGCTCAATAA
- the gltX gene encoding glutamate--tRNA ligase gives MTVVTRFAPSPTGFLHIGGARTALFNWLYARHHGGKFVLRIEDTDRERSTDEAIDAILKGMKWMGLDWDGEPYYQFARRERHAEVAKQLLESGNAYYCYASKEELAEMRETARAEGRAPGYDGRWRDRDSSESPAGVDPVVRFKSPNEGNTVIEDAVQGTVTIANAQLDDLILLRADGTPTYMLSVIVDDHDMGVTDIIRGDDHLTNAARQLQLYDALNWAAPRMAHIPLIHGPDGAKLSKRHGALGVEAYRDMGYLPEAMRNYLLRLGWSHGDDEIISTEQAIEWFNLENIGKSASRFDFDKLENLNGTYIRQADDGYLTDLILPLLEEKTGLSVTDHQRSMIEKAMNGLKERAKSVISLADSSHFLISQRPLSLDEKASKLITADSSGVLNRLAEKLEALSNWDKDAIEAIVRESAEAEDLKLGKIAQPLRAALTGTTVSPGIFDVLEILGKEEALGRIRDAAKI, from the coding sequence ATGACCGTTGTTACCAGATTTGCGCCCTCTCCTACGGGTTTTCTTCATATTGGAGGTGCCCGTACAGCCTTGTTTAATTGGCTATATGCCCGTCATCATGGCGGTAAGTTCGTTTTGCGGATTGAAGACACGGATCGGGAGCGGTCTACGGACGAAGCCATTGATGCTATTCTCAAAGGCATGAAATGGATGGGGCTGGACTGGGATGGTGAACCTTATTACCAGTTTGCCCGCCGCGAACGTCATGCAGAAGTTGCAAAACAATTACTGGAAAGTGGCAATGCCTATTATTGCTATGCCTCAAAAGAAGAATTAGCAGAGATGCGCGAAACAGCCCGGGCTGAAGGCCGCGCACCTGGCTATGATGGCCGTTGGCGGGATCGGGATTCATCAGAATCCCCTGCAGGCGTTGATCCTGTGGTCCGCTTTAAATCCCCGAATGAAGGCAACACCGTCATTGAGGATGCCGTTCAGGGAACGGTTACGATCGCCAATGCGCAACTTGATGACCTGATCCTGCTTCGGGCAGATGGAACACCGACCTACATGCTTTCTGTTATCGTGGATGACCATGATATGGGTGTGACGGATATCATTCGAGGCGACGATCACTTAACCAACGCTGCCCGCCAGTTGCAGTTATATGATGCTTTGAATTGGGCCGCGCCCAGAATGGCTCATATTCCGCTTATTCATGGACCGGATGGGGCAAAGCTCTCCAAACGGCATGGTGCTCTTGGCGTGGAAGCCTATCGAGATATGGGGTATCTTCCCGAGGCAATGCGGAATTATCTGCTTCGTCTGGGTTGGTCACATGGAGACGACGAAATCATCTCAACGGAACAGGCTATTGAATGGTTTAATCTGGAAAATATCGGAAAATCCGCGTCCAGATTTGATTTTGATAAGCTTGAAAACCTGAACGGTACGTATATTCGACAGGCCGATGATGGTTACCTGACAGACCTTATTTTACCTCTTTTGGAAGAGAAAACCGGGCTTTCTGTAACCGATCATCAACGCTCAATGATAGAAAAAGCCATGAACGGCTTGAAAGAACGGGCAAAATCAGTAATATCCCTCGCAGACAGTTCGCATTTCTTAATATCCCAACGCCCGTTGTCTCTGGATGAAAAGGCGTCGAAACTAATAACGGCAGATAGTAGCGGTGTGTTAAATCGTCTGGCTGAAAAGCTGGAAGCACTATCCAACTGGGATAAAGATGCAATCGAAGCAATTGTCCGCGAAAGCGCAGAAGCTGAAGACCTAAAACTTGGTAAAATCGCGCAACCGCTAAGGGCTGCGCTTACAGGTACAACGGTGTCACCAGGCATTTTTGACGTTCTGGAGATACTCGGAAAAGAAGAAGCTCTCGGGCGAATTCGGGACGCGGCGAAAATCTGA
- the gltA gene encoding citrate synthase, which produces MSGSEVTGSVNLEDKSGEPLSLPLISGTVGPDVIDVRKLYGATGHFTYDPGFTSTASCDSAITYIDGDQGVLMHRGYKIEELASKSDFMEVCFLLLKGELPTAEEKAKFTHDITYHTMLHEQLTQFFKGFRRDAHPMSIMVGVVGALSAFYHDSTDINDPKQRMIASYRLIAKMPTIAAMAYKYSVGQPFIYPDNELSYAENFLHMTFSVPAEKYKLSPTVARAMDRIFILHADHEQNASTSTVRLAGSSGANPFACIAAGIACLWGPAHGGANEAVLTMLEEIGSVDRVQEFIAKAKDKNDPFRLMGFGHRVYKNYDPRAKVMQETCYEVLEELGIKDEPMLKLAMELERIALEDEYFIEKKLFPNVDFYSGIILKALGFPTSMFTVLFALARTVGWVAQWNEMMEDPGQKIGRPRQLYTGPGERPFVPVEKR; this is translated from the coding sequence ATGAGTGGCTCTGAAGTTACTGGCTCCGTAAATCTTGAAGACAAAAGCGGCGAACCACTAAGCCTTCCTTTAATTAGTGGCACAGTTGGCCCGGATGTTATTGATGTTCGCAAATTATATGGTGCGACAGGTCATTTCACATATGATCCTGGATTTACATCGACTGCCTCTTGCGATTCTGCCATCACCTATATCGATGGTGACCAAGGCGTATTGATGCACCGCGGATATAAAATTGAAGAACTGGCTTCGAAAAGTGACTTTATGGAAGTTTGCTTTCTTCTGTTGAAAGGTGAATTGCCAACAGCCGAAGAAAAAGCCAAATTTACGCATGACATCACTTATCACACGATGCTTCATGAACAACTGACCCAGTTCTTCAAAGGCTTCCGCCGCGATGCTCACCCGATGTCTATTATGGTTGGCGTTGTTGGTGCCCTTTCTGCTTTTTATCATGATAGCACCGATATTAACGATCCGAAGCAGCGTATGATTGCCAGCTACCGGTTGATTGCTAAAATGCCAACCATTGCGGCCATGGCGTACAAATATTCTGTTGGTCAGCCCTTTATCTATCCTGACAACGAATTGTCTTACGCAGAAAACTTCCTGCATATGACCTTCAGCGTGCCTGCTGAAAAGTATAAACTGTCTCCAACAGTGGCCCGGGCGATGGATCGTATCTTCATCCTTCATGCGGATCACGAACAGAATGCATCTACCTCTACAGTGCGTCTGGCCGGTTCATCAGGCGCCAACCCATTTGCCTGTATTGCAGCTGGTATTGCCTGCCTTTGGGGTCCTGCCCATGGCGGCGCAAACGAAGCCGTTCTGACAATGCTGGAAGAAATTGGCAGCGTAGATCGTGTTCAAGAGTTTATTGCAAAAGCAAAAGACAAAAACGATCCTTTCCGTCTGATGGGCTTTGGTCACCGGGTTTATAAAAACTACGATCCGCGCGCAAAAGTCATGCAGGAAACCTGTTACGAAGTTCTTGAAGAACTTGGTATCAAGGATGAGCCTATGCTTAAACTGGCAATGGAGCTTGAAAGAATTGCCCTTGAGGACGAATATTTCATCGAGAAGAAACTCTTCCCGAATGTGGATTTCTACTCTGGCATCATTCTAAAAGCTTTGGGCTTCCCAACCAGCATGTTTACGGTTCTGTTTGCACTCGCCCGGACGGTTGGCTGGGTCGCACAATGGAACGAAATGATGGAAGATCCGGGACAGAAAATCGGTCGTCCTCGCCAGTTGTATACTGGTCCAGGAGAACGTCCATTCGTTCCTGTTGAGAAACGCTGA